Proteins encoded by one window of Antechinus flavipes isolate AdamAnt ecotype Samford, QLD, Australia chromosome 4, AdamAnt_v2, whole genome shotgun sequence:
- the GBX2 gene encoding homeobox protein GBX-2 produces the protein MSAAFPPSLMMMQRPLGSSTAFSIDSLIGSPPQPSPGHFVYTGYPMFMPYRPVVLPPPPPPPPTLPQASLQPALPPAHPHHQIPSLPTGFCSSLAQGMALTSTLMATLPSSFSASPQHQEAARKFPPQALQGNFDKADGIPAESEDGKAFLAKESSLLSFSASEAVQASLVGAIRGQGKEEAKGEDDPRGKEESFSMDSDLDYSSDDNIPSQAAHKEEDLATALEENPQSSSSSSSSSSSSSSGSTTSTGKNRRRRTAFTSEQLLELEKEFHCKKYLSLTERSQIAHALKLSEVQVKIWFQNRRAKWKRVKAGNANSKTGEPSRNPKIVVPIPVHVSRFAIRSQHQQLEQARP, from the exons ATGAGCGCTGCCTTTCCGCCCTCCCTGATGATGATGCAGCGGCCCCTGGGTAGTAGCACTGCCTTCAGCATCGACTCGCTGATCGGCAGCCCGCCCCAGCCCAGCCCGGGACACTTCGTGTACACCGGCTACCCCATGTTCATGCCTTACCGGCCGGTGGTGCTGCCCCCTCCGCCCCCGCCGCCCCCCACGCTCCCGCAGGCCTCCCTGCAGCCGGCCCTGCCTCCCGCACACCCCCACCACCAGATCCCCAGCCTGCCCACCGGTTTCTGCTCCAGCCTGGCACAGGGCATGGCTCTCACCTCCACCCTCATGGCCACCCTGCCCAGCAGCTTCTCGGCTTCGCCCCAGCACCAGGAAGCGGCCCGCAAGTTTCCGCCCCAGGCCCTGCAGGGCAACTTCGACAAGGCGGACGGCATCCCGGCCGAGTCCGAGGATGGGAAGGCTTTCCTGGCCAAGGAAAGCTCGCTGTTGTCCTTCTCGGCCTCCGAGGCGGTGCAGGCTTCGCTCG TGGGGGCCATCAGAGGCCAGGGGAAGGAGGAGGCCAAAGGAGAAGACGATCccagggggaaagaggagagctTCTCCATGGACAGCGACCTGGACTATAGTTCAGACGACAATATCCCCAGCCAGGCCGCCCACAAGGAGGAAGACTTGGCCACGGCCCTGGAGGAGAATCCccagagcagcagcagcagcagtagcagcagcagcagcagcagctcggGCAGCACTACTTCCACGGGCAAAAACCGGCGGAGGCGGACGGCCTTCACCAGCGAGCAGCTCCTGGAGCTCGAGAAGGAATTCCACTGTAAGAAGTATCTGTCCCTGACCGAGAGGTCGCAGATCGCCCACGCGCTCAAACTCAGCGAGGTTCAGGTGAAAATCTGGTTCCAAAACCGAAGGGCCAAGTGGAAACGGGTCAAAGCCGGCAACGCCAACTCCAAGACCGGGGAGCCCTCTAGGAACCCCAAGATCGTTGTTCCCATTCCGGTGCACGTCAGTCGTTTTGCCATCAGAAGTCAACATCAGCAGCTGGAGCAAGCCAGGCCCTGA